The Shewanella halotolerans region ATTGCGCACATTAAGGGGGCAAGGGCAGAAAATCCCTGCCGAGTCGCTGATTTATGGGCATTTGTGCACCGGGCTTGGTATAATGGCAAGATTGCTGTTTAAAATTATTCCCGCGGAACGCCCATGAAATTTATCGTAAAACTCTTTCCTGAAATCATGATGAAAAGCAAACCGGTAAGAATGCGTTTTACCAAGATGCTTGAAACCAATATCCGAAACGTGCTGCGCAAGGTCGATGAAGAGGCCAGAGTACAGCGCCAGTGGGATAAGATCATGGTCAGGGTGCCTGAAGACAAGCCAGAGATGATTGAGCGTTATGCCGAGCGTCTCGCCTGTATTCCGGGTATCGCCCATGTGCTGCAGGTGCGTGAGAGCACCTTCGAGTCGGTGGACGATATCTACCAGCAGACGTTGGCGCTCTATAAAGAGGAACTGGCCGGTAAGACCTTCTGTGTGCGGGTAAAGCGTAGCGGTAAGCATGAGTTTAACTCAATCGAGGTAGAGCGTTACGTGGGCGGTGGACTCAACCAGTTTACCGAGGCAGCCGGTGTCAGGTTGAAGAACCCCGACATGACGGTGAACCTTGAGATAGACAACGAGCATCTCTATCTGGTGGAGAAACGCATCGACGGCTTGGGCGGTTTCCCTATGGCGACCCAGGAAGATGTGCTGTCGCTGATCTCAGGAGGTTTCGACTCAGGTGTCTCCAGCTTCCAGTTTATCAAGCGCGGCTCTAGAACCCATTACTGCTTCTTTAACCTGGGCGGTGACCAGCACGAGATCGGTGTGAAGCAGGTGGCCTATCATCTGTGGCAGAAGTATGGCGAGTCTCACAAGGTGAAATTTATCTCTGTGCCGTTCGACCCTGTGGTGCAGGAGATCCTGGAGAAGATAGATAACGGCCAGATGGGCGTTATCCTCAAGCGCATGATGATGCGCGCCGCCAGCCGTATCGCCGAGAAGATGGGCATTCAGGCGTTGGTGACGGGGGAGGCCATGGGGCAGGTGTCCAGCCAGACCCTGACTAACCTGAATGTGATCGACCGCAGCACAGATATGCTGATTCTGCGTCCACTGATCGTGATGGATAAGCAAGATATTATCAACATGAGCCGCGAGATCGGCACCGAAGACTTTGCCAAATCGATCCCTGAATATTGCGGCGTGATCTCACAGAAGCCGACAGTGAAGGCTGTGATGGGTAAGATCCTCGCCGAGGAGGAGAAGTTCTCCGAAGACTTGATCGACCGCGTGGTGGAAGCCGCCGAGGTGATCGATATTCGCGATATCGCCGTCAGCATGGATACCAAGATCACCGAGACTGAAACCGTCGATGCGGTATCCGGTGGTGAGGTTGTGGTTGACATCCGCTCGCCAGAAGAGGAGGAGCAGAGCCCGCTCAGCCTCAACGGCATCGAGGTGAAGTGTATTCCTTTCTTCAAGTTGGCGACCCAGTTTGCCGATCTCGATAAAGAGAAGACTTATCTGCTCTACTGCGACAGAGGCGTCATGAGCAAGCTACAGGCGCTCTACCTGCAGGAGCAGGGCTATCACAACGTGAAGGTCTATCGTCCCGCATAAGCGCTTTAAGCGGCTGTCTATAGACAGCTAAGTATTTAGAAAGCTAAGTATTTAGAAAGCTAAGTATTAGAAAGCCAAGCATTCGAGATAAAGGCTGCCTTCGGGCGGCCTTTTTTATGAGCTGTTTTTATGGAGAGCTTTCACCCATAGTGGTATAAAACCTTGGATCTGTTTAGTTTCTGACGTAACTTATCTGGCGGGTCGGTCTCGCCTTTACTGCCAGAGATGGGTTAGCTGTGTTGGTGGGCTTAAAGCTGGCGGGCATAAAAAAGCCGCATCATAAGACGCGGCTTGTTGCTTATCGTTTGCAGCTGGCTATTGTTAACAGCTGGCTATCGTTAACTGCCGGCTGGCGATTACTCGGCGCGCTGGGCGCTAACGCTGGTGTCCGCCTGCTCGTCTTTCTGAGCAACCAAAATGGCGTTGAGGTCTTCATTCAGATCTTGTTGCATCTGCTCTAAGCCTTCGGCCAGTTGCGCGCTGATGGCGGCATGCAGGTCTGTGGTATCGATAACGATTTCATCGGCAGTGGCAGCGGTTGAGGCTGAGAGCAGTGCGATGGCAAATACAGTTTTAAAGTTAATCATAGTGGTCGCCTCCGGGCGGCATATCTTGGGGTGTCAGACACTCCCCAAATACGTCGTAGAGGCTGTCTAACTTCAATCATTTCGTTGGCGCAAAATTTAACCAAAACCCCTTCCCTTTACAAACGATAAAATGTAACAATACGGATTAGAAAAACTAATTAAAATGTGAGACAAGGATCACTATGTCGAGACGTTTACCTCCATTGAATGCGGTGAAGGCTTTCGAGGCTGCAGCCCGTCACTTAAGCTTTACGCGCGCCGCGGAAGAACTTTTTGTGACACAGGCCGCAGTAAGTCATCAGATTAAGGCATTAGAAGAATATTTAGGGCTAAAGCTCTTTCGTCGTAAGAACCGATCTTTGCTGTTGACCGAAGAGGGGCAGGGCTACTTTCTCGACATTAAAGATATCTTTGTGCAATTGGCCGATGCGACAGATAGATTGCTGGCCCGAAGTGCCATAGGCTCGCTCACGGTAAGCACTTCGCCCAGTTTTGCCATTCAGTGGCTGGTGCCCCGCTTGGCGAATTTCAGCGAGAATAATCCCGACATCGACGTGCGGATCAAGGCGGTGGACGATGAGACCAGCAGCCTGACCGACGACGTGGATGTGGCCATCTATTACGGCATGGGCAACTGGCCAGGGCTGCGTGCCGACAAGCTGAGAAACGAGGTGTTGATCCCTGTCTGTTCGCCCATGTTGCTTAGCGGCCCCAAGCCGTTATCCCAGCCGAGCGACCTGAAACATCACACCCTGCTGCATGACTCTAGCCGTCATGATTGGCAGGCTTGGTTTAGACAATGTGGAATTAATGACATTAATGTGAACCAGGGTCCTATCTTCAGTCACTCCTCCTTGGTGTTGCAGGCTGCCGCTCACGGTCAGGGAGTCGCATTGGGTTACAGCGTATTGGCCCGTCCCGACATCAAGGCCGGGCGCTTGGTGTGTCCTTTCCCCGAGGTGTTGGTGAGTAAGAACGCCTATTACCTGGTGTGTCAGCAAAACCACGCCGAGATAGGTAAGATAGTCGCCTTCAGAAAGTGGATGCTGGACATGTTCGAAGAGGAGTCTCGCAGCGAGCTGCTGCCGGGCTAACCCGATTGAATTACCTGGCTACGCCCTTTATGGGTGGTGAGCCAAAGATAAAGAGGCAAGATGAGTTTTACCCAAAGATTGAATGCGCGGCTCGAGGCGGCCGAGTTGCCCGCGAGCCAGTGCCTGTTCTCGGGCCCGCTGGATGACAATGCGCTGGCCTGCGATACCTTAGTGTTGCTGGCCCATGGTGCGGGCGCCAACATGGCACACGATTTCATGACCCAGATGGCAGAGCGTCTCGCAGCCCAGGGGCTTGGGGTGATCCGCTTTAATTTTCCCTACATGCGCAGTAACGCCATAGATGGTAAGCGCAGGCCGCCGGATAGGGCACCTAAGCTGATTAAAGATTTTAGCCTGCTGATAGAGACGGTGCGTGAGGTCTATAAGCCCAAGCACCTAATAGTGATGGGCAAGTCCATGGGCGGACGCATGGCGGCAATACTCGCTGGCGAGCAAGCGGTCGATGGTGTTATCTGTTTGGGTTATCCCTTCGTGCCGCCTAAAGGGGGCGAGCCAAGACTAGAGCCTATCGCCGAGTGTCAGGCGCCGCTCTTGGTGATACAGGGGGAGCGTGATAAATTTGGCGCCAAAGGGCAGGTAGAACCTTGGCTTGCACCTTTTAACGCCAAACTCCAGTGGTTAACCGATGGGGATCATAGTTTTTTACCAAGAAAGTCGTCAGGCACGACCCAAAGCGCTAATCTGGATTTGGCAGTCTCACATAGTATTAAATTTATTAGGGGGTTAGATGCGTAAAGGGTTTTTATTGCTGGCGGCCTTGAGTGGTTTTCTAGCCGTGGCCCTGGGAGCCTTCGGCGCCCATGGACTCAAGCAGGTGACTACGCCAGAGATGATCGACATCTTTAATCTTGGGGTCGAGTATCAGTTCTATCACACCTTTGCCCTGATCGCCGTGGCCTTTAGTGGCCACTGGCTCAAGTCGCGCCTGATCGACTGGGCAGGTTATCTGTTTCTCTTGGGCATAGTGATGTTTTCCGGTTCCCTCTACCTCTACGTGCTGGTGGGCAGTAAGTGGACTGGCCCTGTGACCCCCATGGGCGGCGTCTGCTTCCTGCTGGGGTGGTTGTTCATTGCGGTGGCCGTGTGGCGTAATCGCGTGGTGGAGCTGGACGATTAGCCAGCCGCTAAGATAATCGTATTCATTTTCGAGAAAGTGTAGAATGGCGCCCCAATGATATGGGTCGCCATTTTTTATTCAGGATCTTCCTATGATAAACCTATTTTTATATTGCCGTGCCGGCTACGAGAAAGACTGCGCAGCCGAGATCCAGCAGCGAGCCGCGGAGCTGAATGTTGGCGGCTTTGTAAAGACCAATCGTAACGATGGTTACGTGATTTTTCAGTGCTTTCAGGCGGGCGATGCCGATCTGTTGGCCGAGCAGATCGAGCTGGACTCGCTTATCTTCACTCGTCAGATGTTTGCCGCCAATGAGCTGCTCAAAGATCTGCCTGAAGGCGATCGCGTCACGCCCATCGTCGATGCCCTGGCTAAGGTGAGCAAGGCAGGCGAACTCAGAGTCGAGACGCCAGATACCAATGAGGCCAAGGAGCTGTCGACCTTCTGTCGTAAGTTAACCGTGCCCCTGAGACAGGCGCTGAAACGTAGTGGTGCCCTGCTTGAGAAGGAAAATCCTAAGCGTCCTATCATACATGTTTGTTTCGTCGGGTCGGGTACTGCCTACGTGGGCTACTCGCTGAGTCACAACAGTTCTCCCTATTTCATGGGGATCCCCAGACTCAAGATGGCCAGCGATGCGCCGAGCCGCTCGACCCTCAAGCTGGACGAGGCTTTCATCCACTTCATCCCTAAGTCGGAGCAGGAGCAGCGTCTGCGCAGCGGCATGAACTCTGTGGATCTCGGCGCCTGCCCAGGAGGCTGGACCTATCAGCTGGTGCGTCGCGGCATGTTTGTGGCGGCGGTGGACAACGGCCCTATGGCGCAAAATCTGATGGACACCGGACAGGTGAGACACTATCAGGCCGACGGTTTCCGTTTCGAACCGCCTAAGAAGAATATCTACTGGCTGGTATGCGATATGGTTGAGAAGCCTTCGCGAGTGGCCGAGCTAATGGAGGCCTGGGCGATTAACGGTTGGTTTAAGGAAGCGATCTTTAACCTTAAGCTACCGATGAAGAGCCGCTACAAAGAGGTATCGACGATTCTGGCGACCATGCAAGAGGTGCTAAAAGAAAATGGTATCGACGACTTTCATCTGGCCTGTAAGCATCTGTACCACGATAGAGATGAGGTGACTGTGCATCTCTGGCTAAAACCTAGCGTCGGATTTAACTTTGGTTAAGGAGAGCGTTAGGCTCGGATGGCGGATCAACAATAAGCCGCCATCGCAGAGGCTATAGGCAGTGGTTGCAGAGACTGGATAAAAAAAAGCCCCGCGATTGCGGGGCTTTTTGTTTTTTAGCTTACGGCTACTTGGTCTATTACAGACGCTCGAGTACCGCCTGAGTGAAGTCAGAGGTACCGTGAGTACCGCCAAGGTCGCGAGTCGTGCGATCGCCTTCTTCGATCACGGCAGAAACCGCCGCGCGAATGGCTTGCGCCTTGTCTGACATGCCCAGGTATTCCAGCATCTGGATTGATGCCAGGATCACCGAAGTTGGGTTAGCCAGGTTCTTACCTGCGATATCTGGCGCGCTGCCGTGTACCGCTTCGAAGATCGCCGCGTTCTTGCCGATGTTGGCGCCAGGTGCCATCCCCAGGCCGCCCACAAGACCGGCACACAGATCCGATAGGATGTCGCCGAACAGGTTGGTGGTGACGATCACGTCGAAGTTTTCTGGGTTCATCACCAGCTTCATACAGGTCGCGTCGACAATCATCTCTTCAGTGGTGATGTCTGGGTAACGCTGGCTCACTTCACGAGCTACCTTCAGGAACAGGCCTGAGGTCGACTTCATGATGTTAGCCTTGTGTACGATAGTCACCTTCTTACGACCCTCTTTGCGCGCTAGCTCGTAGGCGAAGGTAGTGATCTGCTCGGCACCCTGACGGGTAATGATACTGGTGGCTTCAGCCGTCGTACCATCTTCTGAAACGGTTTGACCTAGGCCTGAGTACATGCCTTCGGTGTTTTCACGTACCGTGATGATGTCGATGTTGTCATAACGTGCCTGAGTGCCTTTAAAAGACAATACAGGACGTACGTTGGCATATAAGCCGAATTTTTTACGTAAAGTGACGTTGATTGAGGTGAAACCTTCGCCGACAGGGGTCGTTAGTGGCCCTTTCAGCGTGATACGGTTCTTCTCGATCATATCCAGTGTACGTTGAGGTAGAAGTTCACCTTGCTTCTCAAGTGCGGCTAGGCCAGCATCGGCAAATTCGTATTCGAAATCACATCCAGCTTTATCTAAGATCTTGATTGCTGAGTCGATTATGCTTGGGCCAATCCCATCACCCGGGATAACGGTAATAGTTCTTTTTGACATGGAGAGTCCTTCCACGGTTGGTCGTTACTGCTATTGTCTGACCATGTCGAAAGACACGGTGTTATGACTATGAATTTTTAGAATCTTATCGGTCTTATTTTAACTACTTTTGCGCAAATTTCACAGGAAATAGTGAGCAATCTCACGTTTTTTTGTGTAGGCTAACTTGCAATAACAAAGGCTAATGACGATGATTGATCCTTAAGCGTTAAAAAAGTCTACTTTAGTCTAATAACCCAGGCTACATCCGTTAATGACAAGCTGCATCCGTTAATAATAAGTTAAAAACGAGGAAGACCTTGAAGCCATTACCGACCCTATCCCTCTTGTGTGCCAGTCTCTTTTCTTGCGCCGCCTTCAGCGCCGATGTGACACCCGATGTCATCATGAAATTCGAATCTCTCAATAAGCCAGTGCTCGCCGCCAATGGCAGTGCCTTTGCCGTCGAGGTCAGTCCCGACAGGGGAGACAGTCACGGCATGGTAAAGCGTTTAGACAGCGAGCAAAGTTTTACCGTGGCGGGGGGCAGCAAGCCGCTGATCAGCCATGATGGCCGTTTCGCCGCCTTTGCTATCGCGCCAGCCTTGCTTGAGCAGGAAAAAGCCAGCCCCAAGGCCCGCAAGAAACTTAAGGCCGGTCTGGCGCTGTTGGATACTCAATCTGGCAAAGAGACCCGCTATGACAAGGTGAAGGAGTTTGCCTTTAACGATGCCGGGACCCATCTGGCCATCTGGTATGAGGCCGGTGAAGAGGCCGATAGTGATAAGAAGGATGAGCCGGAAGCCAACGACAAGAATAACGAGGCTAAGCCTGCGCCCGCTGCCAAGAAGCCCAAAGTCGATAAGTATGACAAGGGACGTACCTTAGAGGTGGTGAACCTCAAGGCGGGTAAGAGTGAGAAGCTCGCTCATGTGACCGCCTTTTATTTCGATAAGGCGGGTCGCCAGCTGGTGGTGGCACAGAATGATATCGCTAACAATCTGCACCGAGTGCAGCGCATGGACCTTGCGAGCGGTGAGCTAGAGGTGATTGCCGGTTTTGTGGATCAACAAGTAGGCGCCGTGTCGGCCAGCGAAGATGGTAAATATGTTGCCTTTACCTATGGCAAGGCCAGTGATGCCCCCTGGGGTCGCGAATATCATCTCGCCCTGCATCAAGCGGGTAGCGACAAGCTGCATCAGGTGGCCAACACCAAGGAGTGGACCCTTAACCGTTACAGTGAGCTGATCTTCTCCGATGACAGTAAGCGTTTGTTCTTCGGCCGTGTGCCCGAGGTGAGTCAGCAGCTAGAGCTGCCTAAGGTGGCCAATGCGGACGATCTCTATGATCCTGAGGTGATCACTGGCCAGCGCGAACTCAGGGTTTGGCATGGTGACGACCCACGCATCAAGCCAAACGAGGTCAAACAGTACAAGAAAGAATTAAAACGCACCTATCTGGCGGTGTTGCACCTGGGCTCTAAGCAGGTGGTGCAGCTGGCCGATCAGGCGGTGCCGGATATTGAGCTTGGTCAGCAGCAGCGTTTCATGCTCGCCAGCACAGATGTGCCTTACCTTAAGATGATCACCTGGGCCGGTTTCTACCGCGACTATTATCTGGTGGATCTCAACACTGGGCGCAAGCAGTCGTTTCTCGTTCAGCAACCTGTTTCCGAGAAGCCTTCGCTGTCGCCTAACGAGCGCTTCGTGGCCTATTATCAGCAGGGCAATATCTTCCTGTATCAGATCGCCCAGGATAGCCGGGTCAAGCTGACCAAAGATTTCAAGACGCCGTTTGCCGACGAAGATCACGACTATCCGTCTGTAGCGCCAGGCTACGGACTAGGCCCTTGGGTCGAAGATGGCTCGGCCTTCCTGGCCTACGATAAGTATGATATCTGGCAGTTCAATACCGATTCTCGCGATGCGTTTCGTCTCACGGCCGCCAAGGGACGTAAGGCGCAGATCCAGTATCGCGTCACGGGCTTGCTAGACAAGGCGGACAAGCCGGATCTGCTTAAGGCGGACCAGAGTCTGCTGCTGCATGGCTATAACGAGCGCACCAAGGGCGATGGTTTCTACAGCGCCAAGGTGGGCGTCTCTGGCGTCAAGCCGCTGATGGAGGGCGACTATAAGCTCAAGCTGCTGGCCCGCGCCGAAGAGAGTGATAAGGTGCTGTTTTCTAAGGAGCGTTATGATCTCTACCCGGATCTCTATGCCAGCGATCTGCAAAGCCCTGAGCAGGCGATCCGCCAGACCCGTCTCGACGACCAGAAGCGTCAGCTCGATTGGGGTAAGGCCGAGTTGGTGCACTGGACCAATGGCGATGGCAAGCCGCTCGATGGCGTGCTGATCAAGCCATCTAACTATGTGGC contains the following coding sequences:
- the thiI gene encoding tRNA uracil 4-sulfurtransferase ThiI; amino-acid sequence: MKFIVKLFPEIMMKSKPVRMRFTKMLETNIRNVLRKVDEEARVQRQWDKIMVRVPEDKPEMIERYAERLACIPGIAHVLQVRESTFESVDDIYQQTLALYKEELAGKTFCVRVKRSGKHEFNSIEVERYVGGGLNQFTEAAGVRLKNPDMTVNLEIDNEHLYLVEKRIDGLGGFPMATQEDVLSLISGGFDSGVSSFQFIKRGSRTHYCFFNLGGDQHEIGVKQVAYHLWQKYGESHKVKFISVPFDPVVQEILEKIDNGQMGVILKRMMMRAASRIAEKMGIQALVTGEAMGQVSSQTLTNLNVIDRSTDMLILRPLIVMDKQDIINMSREIGTEDFAKSIPEYCGVISQKPTVKAVMGKILAEEEKFSEDLIDRVVEAAEVIDIRDIAVSMDTKITETETVDAVSGGEVVVDIRSPEEEEQSPLSLNGIEVKCIPFFKLATQFADLDKEKTYLLYCDRGVMSKLQALYLQEQGYHNVKVYRPA
- a CDS encoding transcriptional regulator GcvA, with protein sequence MSRRLPPLNAVKAFEAAARHLSFTRAAEELFVTQAAVSHQIKALEEYLGLKLFRRKNRSLLLTEEGQGYFLDIKDIFVQLADATDRLLARSAIGSLTVSTSPSFAIQWLVPRLANFSENNPDIDVRIKAVDDETSSLTDDVDVAIYYGMGNWPGLRADKLRNEVLIPVCSPMLLSGPKPLSQPSDLKHHTLLHDSSRHDWQAWFRQCGINDINVNQGPIFSHSSLVLQAAAHGQGVALGYSVLARPDIKAGRLVCPFPEVLVSKNAYYLVCQQNHAEIGKIVAFRKWMLDMFEEESRSELLPG
- a CDS encoding alpha/beta fold hydrolase, producing MSFTQRLNARLEAAELPASQCLFSGPLDDNALACDTLVLLAHGAGANMAHDFMTQMAERLAAQGLGVIRFNFPYMRSNAIDGKRRPPDRAPKLIKDFSLLIETVREVYKPKHLIVMGKSMGGRMAAILAGEQAVDGVICLGYPFVPPKGGEPRLEPIAECQAPLLVIQGERDKFGAKGQVEPWLAPFNAKLQWLTDGDHSFLPRKSSGTTQSANLDLAVSHSIKFIRGLDA
- a CDS encoding DUF423 domain-containing protein, whose product is MRKGFLLLAALSGFLAVALGAFGAHGLKQVTTPEMIDIFNLGVEYQFYHTFALIAVAFSGHWLKSRLIDWAGYLFLLGIVMFSGSLYLYVLVGSKWTGPVTPMGGVCFLLGWLFIAVAVWRNRVVELDD
- the rlmM gene encoding 23S rRNA (cytidine(2498)-2'-O)-methyltransferase RlmM, which codes for MINLFLYCRAGYEKDCAAEIQQRAAELNVGGFVKTNRNDGYVIFQCFQAGDADLLAEQIELDSLIFTRQMFAANELLKDLPEGDRVTPIVDALAKVSKAGELRVETPDTNEAKELSTFCRKLTVPLRQALKRSGALLEKENPKRPIIHVCFVGSGTAYVGYSLSHNSSPYFMGIPRLKMASDAPSRSTLKLDEAFIHFIPKSEQEQRLRSGMNSVDLGACPGGWTYQLVRRGMFVAAVDNGPMAQNLMDTGQVRHYQADGFRFEPPKKNIYWLVCDMVEKPSRVAELMEAWAINGWFKEAIFNLKLPMKSRYKEVSTILATMQEVLKENGIDDFHLACKHLYHDRDEVTVHLWLKPSVGFNFG
- a CDS encoding isocitrate dehydrogenase; amino-acid sequence: MSKRTITVIPGDGIGPSIIDSAIKILDKAGCDFEYEFADAGLAALEKQGELLPQRTLDMIEKNRITLKGPLTTPVGEGFTSINVTLRKKFGLYANVRPVLSFKGTQARYDNIDIITVRENTEGMYSGLGQTVSEDGTTAEATSIITRQGAEQITTFAYELARKEGRKKVTIVHKANIMKSTSGLFLKVAREVSQRYPDITTEEMIVDATCMKLVMNPENFDVIVTTNLFGDILSDLCAGLVGGLGMAPGANIGKNAAIFEAVHGSAPDIAGKNLANPTSVILASIQMLEYLGMSDKAQAIRAAVSAVIEEGDRTTRDLGGTHGTSDFTQAVLERL
- a CDS encoding alpha/beta hydrolase family protein; amino-acid sequence: MKPLPTLSLLCASLFSCAAFSADVTPDVIMKFESLNKPVLAANGSAFAVEVSPDRGDSHGMVKRLDSEQSFTVAGGSKPLISHDGRFAAFAIAPALLEQEKASPKARKKLKAGLALLDTQSGKETRYDKVKEFAFNDAGTHLAIWYEAGEEADSDKKDEPEANDKNNEAKPAPAAKKPKVDKYDKGRTLEVVNLKAGKSEKLAHVTAFYFDKAGRQLVVAQNDIANNLHRVQRMDLASGELEVIAGFVDQQVGAVSASEDGKYVAFTYGKASDAPWGREYHLALHQAGSDKLHQVANTKEWTLNRYSELIFSDDSKRLFFGRVPEVSQQLELPKVANADDLYDPEVITGQRELRVWHGDDPRIKPNEVKQYKKELKRTYLAVLHLGSKQVVQLADQAVPDIELGQQQRFMLASTDVPYLKMITWAGFYRDYYLVDLNTGRKQSFLVQQPVSEKPSLSPNERFVAYYQQGNIFLYQIAQDSRVKLTKDFKTPFADEDHDYPSVAPGYGLGPWVEDGSAFLAYDKYDIWQFNTDSRDAFRLTAAKGRKAQIQYRVTGLLDKADKPDLLKADQSLLLHGYNERTKGDGFYSAKVGVSGVKPLMEGDYKLKLLARAEESDKVLFSKERYDLYPDLYASDLQSPEQAIRQTRLDDQKRQLDWGKAELVHWTNGDGKPLDGVLIKPSNYVAGKRYPVLVYFYRFMSDRLHAFPDMKLNHRPNFAWYADNGYAIFLPDIRFEVGYPGASSVQALTSGVQKLIDMGIADPDGVGIQGHSWGGYQTAFAVTQTSIFKAAVTGAPVSNMTSAYSGIRHGTGLARQFQYETGQSRIGESLFKAPQKYIENSPVFYVERIKTPMMIMFGDKDDAVPWEQGVELYLAMRRAGKDVVFLQYQDEPHHLKKYPNKVDYSLRMMQYFDHYLKGKPAPKWLSEGEAYQEYKKAG